A genomic region of Mesobacillus jeotgali contains the following coding sequences:
- the selB gene encoding selenocysteine-specific translation elongation factor, which produces MSKRYFTIGMAGHIDHGKTSLTRALTNVDTDRLKEEKERQISIELGFAPLYENEELQISVVDVPGHERFIRQMIAGVAGIDLVVLVVAADEGVMPQTREHLDILGFLGIRSGIIAITKTDRVEEEFIELVKDDILSELEGSVFENAPFMMVDSLSKKGIHELKDLIIETLKEQEMRDAKGAFRLPIDQVFTVKGQGTVVRGTVYEGTVEEGQLLKVLPSGIEVRARQLQVHHQSAKKAYAGQRAAINLSGVSKDDLERGEVLVSSEHFIVTNTIDVAIRVVEDLEHLVKQRTPIKCHIGTAEVMGRIVFFDRNELKEDNGEILCQLRLDEKIVTKRGDRFIVRRPSPQETIGGGWVIDPRGNKYRFGQQTIQELEKKKAGTPIERINAALYEAKSLSVEELIKRTALDEGSILTNLNDEQFVRISNKEYALVSVVEVIEVDIKDRLDDYHQENPMRTGMNKAELLQSLQKTFSKTLLEFIIDNGINKGLFSRKEQYISLSSFVPHVPKNWVKRTENMLNELKEDGMKVAYLNDYIKNAGIPDSIALELKRFLEDQGKIVLLDDQYAWYGAHFADAVERLKKHTGDEFEVPQAKEAVELSRKYMIPFLERLDALGYTRRVENKRVWKK; this is translated from the coding sequence TTGAGCAAGAGGTATTTTACCATTGGGATGGCAGGTCATATTGACCACGGGAAAACATCGCTGACCAGGGCGTTGACGAACGTGGATACTGATCGCCTGAAAGAAGAAAAAGAACGGCAAATTTCAATTGAACTTGGCTTTGCGCCATTATATGAGAATGAAGAGCTGCAAATTTCCGTCGTGGATGTGCCTGGACATGAGCGGTTCATCCGCCAGATGATTGCCGGCGTTGCAGGAATCGACCTTGTAGTACTGGTGGTTGCTGCGGATGAAGGTGTCATGCCACAAACAAGGGAACATCTGGATATATTAGGGTTCCTCGGCATCCGTTCGGGTATTATTGCGATCACTAAGACCGACAGGGTGGAAGAGGAATTCATAGAACTTGTGAAAGACGATATTTTAAGTGAGCTTGAAGGGTCAGTCTTTGAAAATGCCCCTTTTATGATGGTCGATAGTTTATCTAAAAAAGGCATCCATGAATTAAAAGACTTGATCATTGAAACGCTGAAAGAGCAAGAAATGCGTGATGCTAAGGGGGCTTTCCGCCTGCCGATTGATCAGGTATTTACGGTTAAAGGGCAAGGTACCGTTGTCAGGGGTACTGTTTATGAAGGAACAGTTGAAGAGGGTCAGCTTTTAAAAGTTTTACCGTCCGGTATTGAAGTGAGAGCACGTCAGCTGCAGGTACATCATCAATCAGCAAAGAAGGCTTACGCAGGGCAGAGGGCAGCCATCAATCTATCTGGTGTTTCAAAAGATGATCTTGAACGGGGTGAAGTCCTTGTCTCTTCTGAACATTTTATCGTAACGAATACTATCGATGTTGCAATCAGGGTTGTTGAGGACCTTGAGCATTTGGTAAAACAAAGGACCCCAATCAAATGCCATATTGGTACTGCCGAAGTAATGGGCCGGATTGTCTTTTTTGACAGGAATGAACTAAAAGAGGACAACGGGGAGATACTTTGTCAGCTCCGTCTTGATGAAAAAATCGTCACGAAGCGCGGAGACCGTTTCATCGTTCGCCGGCCAAGTCCGCAGGAAACGATTGGCGGCGGTTGGGTAATAGACCCTCGTGGAAATAAATATCGATTTGGACAGCAGACAATCCAAGAGCTTGAGAAAAAGAAGGCAGGCACACCAATTGAACGAATCAATGCCGCTTTATATGAAGCGAAAAGTTTATCTGTCGAAGAATTGATAAAACGAACTGCACTTGATGAAGGATCGATTTTGACCAACTTGAATGATGAACAATTCGTCCGGATTTCGAATAAGGAATACGCGCTTGTATCAGTAGTCGAAGTCATTGAAGTAGATATCAAGGACCGTCTAGATGATTACCATCAAGAAAACCCTATGCGAACTGGCATGAACAAAGCTGAACTGCTTCAATCACTGCAAAAAACATTCTCTAAAACCCTGCTTGAATTCATTATTGACAACGGCATCAACAAGGGCTTATTTTCCAGGAAAGAACAGTATATTTCCCTCTCAAGCTTTGTTCCCCATGTCCCGAAAAACTGGGTGAAGCGTACAGAGAATATGCTTAACGAACTTAAAGAAGATGGCATGAAGGTTGCTTATCTGAATGATTATATAAAAAATGCGGGTATCCCTGACTCCATTGCACTTGAGTTAAAACGCTTTCTCGAAGATCAGGGGAAAATCGTCCTGCTTGATGATCAATATGCCTGGTATGGCGCTCATTTTGCTGATGCGGTTGAGAGGCTCAAAAAGCATACTGGAGATGAGTTTGAAGTACCTCAGGCCAAGGAAGCAGTGGAGTTATCGCGGAAATACATGATTCCTTTCCTGGAGCGTCTTGATGCTCTTGGTTATACAAGAAGAGTTGAAAACAAGAGGGTTTGGAAGAAATAA
- the hutG gene encoding formimidoylglutamase has product MVKFSYLHPGKPAVFKDRFVTKVNERLKPYSEGEKGEIGLIGLPFSKTSISLSQASDAPKTIRASMSSFSTFSGEKEKDYKAISIIDFGDVHTHPTDLEESIERLYVSVKEMLQNNACQRYIMLGGDHGVSYPSIRAFKEYYGEVGVIQWDAHHDVRNLDDGGRTNGTPFRSLIDGGHLKGENLVQIGIRDYANAKEYHDYTKEKGISVYTMEDIEITGIIPIIKKEIERLSELVDIIYLSVDMDVVDQAFAPGCPAIGPGGITSRELLASLATAASYEKVKAMDIVEIDPSKDFRDITSRLAAAAMLRFMYN; this is encoded by the coding sequence ATGGTGAAATTCAGTTATCTCCATCCAGGTAAGCCTGCGGTTTTCAAGGACCGGTTCGTCACAAAGGTCAATGAGCGTCTTAAACCTTATTCTGAAGGGGAGAAAGGTGAGATAGGCTTAATCGGTCTTCCATTCTCTAAAACATCCATTTCTTTATCACAGGCTTCAGATGCACCGAAAACAATTAGGGCAAGCATGAGTTCATTCTCCACTTTTTCAGGTGAAAAAGAGAAAGACTACAAGGCTATTAGCATCATTGACTTTGGGGACGTGCATACCCATCCAACTGATTTGGAGGAATCCATTGAAAGACTTTATGTGAGTGTTAAGGAGATGCTTCAGAATAACGCCTGTCAACGTTATATCATGCTTGGCGGAGACCATGGTGTCAGCTATCCTTCCATACGCGCTTTCAAAGAGTATTACGGAGAAGTAGGGGTTATTCAATGGGACGCACACCATGATGTAAGGAATCTTGATGATGGCGGACGCACAAATGGCACACCATTCCGAAGTCTTATTGATGGTGGTCACTTAAAGGGTGAAAACCTTGTCCAAATTGGGATTCGTGATTATGCAAATGCGAAAGAATATCACGATTACACAAAAGAAAAAGGGATTTCTGTCTATACAATGGAAGATATAGAGATTACAGGGATTATTCCTATCATTAAAAAGGAAATAGAAAGACTATCTGAATTAGTAGATATAATTTACCTATCTGTTGATATGGACGTCGTTGATCAGGCTTTCGCACCTGGGTGCCCGGCAATTGGACCGGGTGGCATTACAAGCAGGGAATTACTTGCTAGTCTTGCAACAGCCGCTTCCTATGAAAAAGTTAAGGCGATGGATATCGTAGAAATAGATCCTTCGAAAGACTTCCGTGATATAACAAGCAGGCTGGCAGCTGCCGCCATGCTTCGTTTTATGTACAACTGA
- the hutI gene encoding imidazolonepropionase, with translation MTYDLLVYNIGQLILPKSSDKPLKGQEMKELNISENAAIGIMDGKIAWLGSSLEAESLKASERIDAQGKVVSPSLVDPHTHLVFGGSREHELSLKQAGVPYLEILAQGGGILSTVESTKKATEEELFEKASFHLERMISYGVTTLEAKSGYGLDAETELKQLRVVLKLKEKYPVTVVSTFLGAHAIPPGFKGKEDEFLEEMARLFDDIKDAELADFVDIFCETGVFTIEQSKKFLQQAKEKGFGLKIHADEIDPLGGTELAVSLRAASADHLVAASDEGIRQLSEGDTVAVLLPGTTFYLGKDHYARARKMIDEGAAVALATDFNPGSCVTENLQMIMSLAALKLKMSAEEIWNAVTVNAAHAIGKSSEAGTLEEGRSADFVIWDVPNYKYIPYHFGVNHAQSVYHSGKKLWERTPYGEIQLSPSR, from the coding sequence TTGACATACGATTTATTAGTTTACAATATCGGCCAGCTTATTTTACCCAAAAGCTCTGATAAGCCTTTGAAGGGGCAGGAAATGAAAGAGCTGAACATAAGTGAAAACGCAGCAATAGGAATTATGGATGGGAAAATTGCCTGGCTGGGTTCAAGTCTTGAAGCCGAATCACTAAAGGCTTCAGAAAGAATTGACGCCCAGGGAAAAGTTGTTTCCCCTAGTCTTGTTGATCCGCATACTCATCTGGTTTTTGGGGGATCTCGTGAACATGAGCTATCATTGAAGCAAGCTGGAGTCCCATACCTGGAGATCCTCGCTCAGGGAGGCGGGATTTTATCGACGGTAGAATCCACTAAAAAAGCTACAGAGGAGGAATTGTTTGAAAAAGCTTCCTTCCATCTTGAGAGAATGATTTCTTATGGAGTTACGACTCTGGAAGCTAAAAGTGGATATGGACTGGATGCTGAAACAGAGCTCAAGCAGCTTAGGGTGGTCCTGAAATTAAAGGAAAAGTACCCTGTCACTGTAGTTTCGACTTTCCTTGGCGCCCATGCTATTCCACCCGGATTTAAAGGGAAAGAGGATGAGTTCCTGGAAGAAATGGCCCGACTGTTTGATGATATAAAGGATGCCGAACTTGCCGATTTCGTGGATATTTTTTGTGAGACCGGTGTTTTTACCATCGAACAGTCAAAGAAGTTTTTACAGCAGGCAAAGGAAAAAGGGTTTGGCTTAAAGATCCATGCGGATGAAATTGATCCGCTTGGCGGTACAGAACTTGCTGTGTCATTAAGGGCAGCAAGTGCAGACCATCTGGTTGCCGCCTCTGATGAAGGAATTAGACAGCTAAGCGAAGGGGATACAGTAGCTGTTCTGCTTCCTGGAACGACATTTTACCTGGGGAAGGACCATTATGCCCGCGCAAGAAAAATGATTGATGAAGGGGCGGCAGTCGCTTTGGCGACAGATTTTAATCCTGGAAGCTGTGTTACAGAGAATCTGCAGATGATTATGTCACTGGCAGCTTTAAAGTTGAAGATGTCTGCGGAAGAAATCTGGAACGCAGTCACAGTCAATGCTGCCCATGCGATCGGAAAATCCTCCGAGGCAGGGACATTAGAAGAAGGTCGATCAGCTGATTTTGTCATCTGGGACGTGCCTAACTATAAATATATCCCATACCACTTTGGTGTGAATCACGCACAAAGTGTTTACCATTCTGGTAAGAAACTTTGGGAAAGGACTCCTTATGGTGAAATTCAGTTATCTCCATCCAGGTAA
- the hutU gene encoding urocanate hydratase — MAIEAKRNIKAKKGLELECKGWEQEAALRMLYNNLDPEVAEKPEELVVYGGIGKAARNWEAFDAIVETLRRLENDETMLVQSGKPVAVFKTHKAAPRVLISNSVLVPKWANWDHFHELDKKGLMMYGQMTAGSWIYIGSQGILQGTYETFAEVARQHFGGTLKNTITLTAGLGGMGGAQPLAVTMNDGVCIAVEVDPERIKKRIDTRYCDRMTNSVDEAIEWAKEAKHKGEALSIGLIGNAAEVHLELLSRNFKVDIVTDQTSAHDPLNGYIPVGLTLEEAEKLRVESPEEYVKQSSFSMAKHVASMLEFQRRGAVTFDYGNNIRQVAKDHGEEHAFDFPGFVPAYIRPLFCEGKGPFRWAALSGDPADIHRTDELIKELFPENKALQRWIDMAQEKIEFQGLPSRICWLGYGERVKMGLAINELVRKGELKAPIVIGRDHLDSGSVASPNRETESMKDGSDAVGDWAILNALVNVAAGGSWISVHHGGGVGMGYSLHAGMVVVADGTDLAEERLRRVLTTDPGMGVVRHADAGYDKAIETAKEKGVDIPMLP, encoded by the coding sequence ATGGCAATCGAAGCAAAACGCAATATTAAAGCAAAGAAAGGTCTTGAACTGGAATGTAAAGGCTGGGAGCAGGAAGCTGCATTAAGGATGCTTTATAACAATCTTGATCCCGAAGTAGCTGAAAAGCCGGAGGAATTGGTTGTTTACGGAGGAATTGGCAAAGCGGCACGAAATTGGGAGGCATTCGACGCAATTGTTGAAACGCTTCGCAGGCTGGAAAATGATGAGACGATGCTGGTCCAATCTGGTAAGCCTGTGGCTGTTTTCAAAACGCATAAGGCCGCACCAAGAGTTTTAATATCCAATTCCGTCTTGGTTCCTAAATGGGCGAATTGGGACCATTTTCATGAACTTGATAAAAAAGGCTTGATGATGTACGGGCAAATGACTGCAGGAAGCTGGATTTATATTGGTTCTCAGGGAATCCTTCAAGGCACATATGAAACATTTGCCGAGGTTGCGAGACAGCACTTTGGAGGTACCTTGAAAAATACGATCACGCTTACAGCTGGACTTGGAGGCATGGGTGGAGCGCAGCCTCTCGCGGTCACGATGAACGATGGGGTGTGTATCGCCGTTGAGGTCGATCCAGAACGGATCAAAAAGCGAATTGATACTCGTTATTGCGACAGGATGACAAATTCAGTCGATGAAGCCATTGAGTGGGCGAAGGAAGCCAAGCATAAAGGAGAAGCCCTATCAATAGGTCTGATCGGAAATGCAGCGGAAGTTCATCTTGAATTATTGTCCAGGAATTTTAAAGTTGATATTGTTACGGACCAGACATCTGCTCATGATCCGTTGAATGGATATATTCCAGTTGGTCTGACTTTGGAAGAAGCAGAAAAACTTCGTGTGGAAAGCCCAGAAGAATATGTAAAGCAATCTTCTTTTTCAATGGCTAAGCATGTCGCATCCATGCTTGAATTCCAGAGGAGAGGCGCAGTGACATTTGATTACGGCAATAACATCCGTCAGGTTGCCAAGGATCATGGAGAGGAGCATGCTTTCGATTTCCCTGGTTTTGTTCCTGCGTATATCAGGCCGCTGTTTTGTGAAGGAAAAGGGCCGTTCCGTTGGGCAGCTTTATCAGGGGACCCTGCTGATATCCACCGGACAGATGAACTGATCAAGGAGCTATTTCCGGAAAATAAAGCCCTTCAGCGCTGGATTGACATGGCCCAGGAAAAAATTGAATTCCAGGGTCTGCCTTCACGGATATGCTGGCTGGGCTATGGTGAGCGGGTGAAAATGGGATTGGCGATCAATGAACTCGTTCGAAAGGGTGAATTGAAAGCGCCGATTGTAATAGGACGAGACCATTTAGACAGTGGATCGGTTGCTTCTCCGAATCGGGAAACGGAATCAATGAAGGACGGCAGCGACGCAGTCGGCGACTGGGCGATCCTCAATGCACTAGTCAATGTCGCAGCCGGCGGCTCCTGGATCTCTGTCCATCATGGCGGAGGAGTTGGCATGGGATATTCCCTTCACGCAGGAATGGTCGTAGTTGCTGACGGCACAGACCTTGCTGAAGAAAGACTCAGAAGAGTACTGACTACCGACCCAGGCATGGGAGTAGTCCGCCACGCGGACGCAGGCTATGATAAAGCAATTGAAACAGCTAAAGAAAAAGGCGTCGACATCCCGATGCTCCCTTAA
- the hutH gene encoding histidine ammonia-lyase, with product MVVLTGETLTLEQIRQICYLDEAVSISPDSMKRVAESREAVEKIVADKRTIYGINTGFGKFSDVIINEQDVNALQLNLIRSHACGVGEPFPEVVSRAMVLLRLNALIKGFSGIRPIIAERLKELLNLQIHPVVPQQGSLGASGDLAPLSHLALVLLGEGKVFYEGKVCTTEEAYSKEGLEPIVLQAKEGLALINGTQAMTAMGVVNWIEANDLANQSEWIAALTMEGLEGVIDAFHPAIHEARGYQQQMDVAERMRNLLAGSNLTTRQGEKRVQDAYSLRCIPQVHGASWQALDYVKEKLEIEMNAATDNPLIFDGGETVISGGNFHGQPIAIAMDFMKIAVAEFASISERRIERLVNPQLNDLPPFLSPQPGLQSGAMIMQYSAASLVSENKTLAHPASVDSIPSSANQEDHVSMGTIAARHAHSIIQNVRRVLAIECICALQAVQYRGVEKMAPKTRSFYEEARKIVPSITEDRIFSEDIERLAEWLKKNNLQWTAIKRQESLV from the coding sequence ATGGTTGTTTTAACAGGTGAAACTTTAACTTTGGAGCAAATCAGACAGATTTGCTATCTCGATGAGGCAGTCTCTATCAGTCCCGATAGTATGAAGAGGGTTGCTGAAAGCAGGGAAGCAGTAGAGAAAATCGTAGCAGACAAGCGTACTATTTATGGAATCAATACAGGATTCGGCAAATTCAGCGATGTCATCATTAATGAACAGGATGTCAATGCATTACAGCTAAACCTGATCAGGTCACATGCATGCGGCGTAGGAGAACCATTTCCAGAGGTGGTTTCACGTGCCATGGTCTTACTAAGACTCAATGCGTTGATTAAAGGATTTTCCGGAATCAGGCCGATAATCGCGGAGAGGCTTAAGGAATTGCTTAACCTGCAGATCCATCCGGTTGTCCCTCAGCAAGGCTCGCTTGGTGCTTCAGGTGATTTAGCGCCATTATCCCATCTGGCGCTAGTATTGTTAGGTGAGGGCAAGGTGTTCTATGAGGGAAAGGTTTGTACAACAGAAGAGGCATACAGCAAAGAAGGTCTTGAGCCAATTGTATTACAGGCAAAAGAAGGCCTTGCCTTGATTAATGGAACCCAGGCAATGACGGCAATGGGAGTTGTCAACTGGATTGAAGCAAATGATCTGGCAAATCAATCAGAATGGATTGCAGCCCTTACAATGGAAGGTTTGGAAGGTGTCATTGATGCATTCCACCCAGCGATTCATGAAGCACGCGGGTATCAGCAGCAAATGGATGTAGCGGAGCGTATGAGAAATTTGCTGGCTGGCAGTAACCTGACGACTCGCCAGGGCGAAAAAAGGGTCCAGGACGCTTATTCATTAAGATGTATTCCTCAGGTACATGGTGCCTCATGGCAAGCTCTTGATTACGTAAAGGAAAAGCTTGAAATTGAAATGAATGCAGCAACGGATAATCCTCTCATTTTTGACGGAGGAGAAACCGTCATTTCTGGTGGGAACTTCCATGGCCAGCCGATTGCGATTGCAATGGACTTTATGAAAATAGCTGTTGCTGAATTTGCGAGTATTTCTGAAAGAAGGATTGAAAGACTGGTAAACCCGCAATTAAATGACCTGCCGCCATTTTTGAGTCCCCAACCGGGACTTCAGTCTGGTGCGATGATCATGCAATACAGTGCTGCATCACTAGTTTCTGAAAATAAGACTCTCGCTCATCCTGCGAGTGTAGATTCGATTCCATCTTCTGCCAATCAGGAGGATCATGTGAGCATGGGAACCATCGCTGCTCGTCATGCACACAGTATTATCCAAAACGTCAGACGTGTATTGGCGATTGAATGTATTTGTGCCCTGCAGGCAGTCCAATATCGTGGTGTAGAAAAAATGGCACCGAAAACAAGGAGCTTCTATGAGGAAGCAAGAAAAATAGTTCCTTCCATTACTGAGGACAGGATTTTCTCTGAAGATATCGAAAGACTTGCAGAATGGCTAAAAAAAAATAATCTGCAGTGGACAGCTATAAAAAGACAGGAAAGCCTGGTTTAA
- the hutP gene encoding hut operon transcriptional regulator HutP → MSKIAIGKTAVLLASFTEEEMAFFQDTLKDVSYCLGKVGSMNMQKVISAVETAAKRHGLIHPNLYRETHALYHAIMEGMEGVTRGHLSIGEMSRTVGLRFAVVRGTPFTDEGEGEWIAVAFYGTIGAPVKGSEHETVGLGINHI, encoded by the coding sequence ATGAGCAAAATTGCGATTGGGAAAACAGCGGTCCTGCTTGCATCTTTTACAGAAGAAGAAATGGCTTTTTTTCAGGATACCCTAAAAGATGTAAGCTATTGCCTTGGCAAGGTAGGATCGATGAACATGCAAAAAGTTATTTCTGCAGTGGAAACCGCTGCCAAACGCCATGGTCTCATCCATCCCAATTTGTACCGTGAAACTCACGCACTATACCATGCGATCATGGAAGGCATGGAGGGAGTTACAAGAGGTCATTTGTCCATTGGGGAGATGAGCCGCACTGTCGGCCTTCGCTTTGCCGTTGTCCGTGGAACACCTTTTACAGATGAAGGTGAAGGAGAATGGATTGCCGTCGCTTTTTATGGAACGATTGGCGCTCCTGTAAAAGGTTCAGAACACGAAACGGTCGGTTTAGGAATCAATCATATATAA
- a CDS encoding branched-chain amino acid aminotransferase — MLKKQLEKYITSQKDIVELHTEEKEYAERQGLLHGVQTKELEPDARFEEAYIERGNKETEEFLGEETSEFLNQPIGYFKKQKNEFMYLESKWFDVIDVDAVSLEKDDVFETYDVMLGLKLQKKYESGIKKYLEENLHGEGSRYDLMFDANEGVWSLNFALNGLVEYTEDLSIGEAYTLIYGFLFGLAESVENKQ, encoded by the coding sequence ATGTTGAAAAAACAGTTAGAGAAGTATATAACATCACAAAAGGATATTGTTGAATTACATACTGAAGAAAAGGAATATGCAGAACGTCAAGGACTGCTTCATGGAGTCCAAACAAAAGAATTAGAGCCTGATGCTCGTTTTGAGGAAGCTTATATTGAAAGAGGCAACAAAGAAACTGAAGAGTTCCTTGGTGAAGAAACATCCGAGTTTCTGAATCAGCCAATTGGTTATTTTAAAAAGCAAAAAAATGAATTCATGTATTTGGAATCCAAATGGTTTGACGTGATCGATGTTGATGCAGTCAGTCTTGAAAAAGATGATGTGTTCGAAACATATGATGTTATGCTGGGACTTAAGCTTCAGAAGAAATATGAATCTGGCATCAAGAAATATTTAGAGGAGAACCTCCATGGTGAAGGTTCTAGGTATGATTTGATGTTCGACGCCAATGAAGGAGTATGGAGTCTGAATTTTGCATTGAATGGGCTTGTTGAATACACGGAGGATTTATCCATTGGAGAAGCTTATACTCTAATTTACGGGTTTCTATTCGGACTGGCTGAGTCAGTTGAAAATAAGCAATAA
- a CDS encoding CotY/CotZ family spore coat protein produces the protein MNYYYKDDHRPDDDYAHDNEKSKHRDRDKHKDWDDHKDWDKRKVRDEHKEKKKHKDWDDDFHDCGCNKGHHDEKHSDKCICKKVRDINEAQHKVNQRKHGCDVSCDRSIKELLNQCKQSSFDTIPFKLLCGCSKGDCETFVGTGVVKIDGCFFDIKSSFFRVVDFVKGSDCCAILELLCPERCEGKHHGIEGFTRTGACFEVDLKDFVGITCFPPVKAKKMDPKKMLCSRR, from the coding sequence ATGAATTATTATTACAAAGATGATCATCGACCTGACGATGATTACGCTCATGACAACGAAAAATCTAAGCACCGGGATAGGGATAAACACAAGGATTGGGATGACCACAAGGATTGGGATAAACGAAAGGTAAGAGATGAGCACAAGGAAAAGAAAAAGCATAAGGATTGGGATGATGACTTTCATGACTGTGGCTGTAATAAAGGGCACCATGATGAAAAACATTCCGACAAGTGTATATGCAAAAAAGTCAGGGACATAAATGAAGCACAGCACAAGGTAAATCAAAGAAAACACGGTTGTGATGTAAGCTGCGACCGGTCGATCAAAGAACTGCTTAATCAATGCAAGCAATCAAGCTTCGATACAATACCGTTCAAATTATTATGTGGGTGCAGCAAAGGTGACTGCGAGACATTCGTTGGTACAGGTGTAGTAAAAATCGATGGCTGCTTTTTTGATATCAAGTCTAGTTTTTTCCGGGTTGTTGACTTTGTGAAAGGATCTGACTGCTGCGCGATTCTTGAACTGCTCTGTCCGGAACGATGTGAAGGAAAGCATCACGGTATCGAAGGATTCACAAGGACTGGAGCTTGCTTTGAAGTTGATTTGAAGGATTTTGTCGGCATTACTTGCTTCCCTCCTGTAAAAGCGAAGAAGATGGATCCTAAGAAGATGTTATGCTCTCGACGCTAA
- a CDS encoding CsxC family protein, whose amino-acid sequence MKRNTGCNSHHGCPPKLSCDKAKTIRVDCDSDSFYPYGNKLKYPVADINVALAEVELQVEVESDIELPTAAREIKHMRRNVSLTQCKAIRSAMDYKKVKLYISGVVHKNIQYVEQCSGVLKDYSVDVPFTCSEAVHVFNYPDYEHLSQKNTVYERRFIDKKGHGADECTSGAFTYEYYNEPIECKLLASFVNDLDLYKDFDNWGRFSRITEKMEVGLFFKLLQKQQVDLDHSHGYKDKEESSSSSSSSSSSWEADYKMEHEPKNMKHRMDALMKRHEG is encoded by the coding sequence ATGAAGAGAAATACAGGTTGCAACTCGCACCATGGCTGCCCGCCAAAGCTTTCTTGTGATAAAGCAAAAACGATTCGGGTAGATTGCGATAGTGATTCCTTCTATCCATATGGCAACAAACTCAAATACCCAGTCGCAGACATCAATGTAGCTCTGGCCGAAGTAGAACTACAAGTTGAAGTTGAATCTGACATCGAGCTGCCAACTGCAGCACGTGAAATTAAGCATATGCGCAGGAACGTTTCCCTGACTCAATGCAAGGCGATCCGTTCTGCAATGGATTACAAAAAGGTAAAACTCTATATTTCTGGTGTTGTTCATAAAAATATCCAGTATGTAGAACAATGCAGTGGCGTGCTGAAGGACTACAGTGTAGATGTACCATTTACTTGCAGTGAAGCTGTCCATGTCTTCAACTATCCTGATTACGAACATTTAAGCCAGAAGAACACGGTCTATGAAAGAAGGTTCATTGATAAAAAAGGCCACGGAGCTGACGAGTGCACCTCTGGAGCCTTTACGTATGAATACTATAATGAGCCAATTGAATGCAAACTTCTTGCTTCTTTCGTCAACGACCTAGACCTTTACAAGGATTTTGACAACTGGGGCAGATTCAGCCGCATCACGGAAAAGATGGAGGTTGGTTTATTCTTCAAATTGCTTCAGAAGCAGCAGGTTGATTTAGACCATTCCCATGGATACAAAGATAAAGAAGAGTCTTCTTCATCTTCATCATCGTCATCATCCTCTTGGGAAGCAGACTATAAAATGGAGCACGAGCCAAAAAATATGAAGCACAGAATGGATGCCTTAATGAAACGCCATGAAGGCTAA
- a CDS encoding CsxC family protein, which produces MFELDKNKKPDFECKPSTDHFECSPRHHHPHVSLGKLVTKVPVVLAELTLHVNLDTLINFPEPVLEIKDIKKRIKLTQCRLLLPTNKLFIKGFVRKNIQYASPSQEIEASSSSSVASDLHSYTVDIPFQVVTEVKDFLSKPVLPQVNNRKEFDFFVSKPLSTGFPEKDELLTSDLSQFHQESSQHYNELPFCELVSSQIIEWDEAIDRQPLPTSSPIDEGYFQTIEEKMVIDFTVRVLQNQQIRVSSATNDPDCYDESE; this is translated from the coding sequence ATGTTTGAATTAGATAAAAATAAAAAGCCTGACTTTGAGTGTAAGCCTTCAACTGATCATTTTGAATGCTCACCTCGGCACCACCATCCACATGTAAGCCTGGGAAAGTTGGTTACCAAAGTTCCTGTCGTTCTTGCGGAACTGACCCTGCACGTGAATCTGGATACGTTGATTAACTTTCCAGAGCCAGTACTTGAAATTAAGGATATCAAAAAGAGAATAAAATTGACTCAATGCAGACTGCTTTTACCGACAAATAAATTGTTCATCAAAGGGTTTGTAAGGAAGAATATTCAATATGCAAGTCCGAGCCAGGAAATTGAAGCTTCATCATCATCATCTGTAGCTTCCGATCTTCACTCTTATACAGTAGATATTCCTTTCCAGGTAGTGACAGAAGTGAAGGACTTCCTTTCAAAGCCTGTATTGCCTCAAGTAAACAACCGTAAGGAATTCGACTTTTTCGTGTCAAAACCTTTGTCAACAGGATTTCCGGAAAAAGATGAATTGCTGACAAGCGACTTGAGCCAATTTCATCAGGAAAGCTCACAGCACTATAACGAGCTCCCTTTCTGTGAATTAGTATCAAGTCAAATCATTGAATGGGATGAAGCGATTGACCGACAGCCGCTTCCTACTTCTTCACCGATCGATGAAGGATATTTCCAGACAATCGAAGAAAAAATGGTCATTGATTTCACTGTCCGCGTACTTCAAAATCAACAAATCCGCGTTTCATCAGCAACAAATGATCCAGATTGCTATGACGAATCAGAATAA